A stretch of DNA from Pseudomonas sp. HN11:
CGGACGCATCGCGGCCTTCTCGGAGATGGACCCGCTGCTCGGTCGCGAGAAACTGGTGATCGTTGCCGAACCGCAGCGCAAGTTCGTCGACCCGGAGCATCACCCGGCGTTGTTCGCGTCGATGCAAACCGCCGTGCGTGAAGCAGCCGACTGCGGCATCGACCAGATTGTGCTGGTGCAGGCCGGCACCATCCCGATGACCACCAGCGGCAAGATCGCCCGCCAGGGTGCCCGCAGCCAATTGGCGGCCGGTACCCTGAGCATCATCGCCCAGAGCGGCGGTCAGGCAAGCACGCCAGTTGAACGCATCGATGTCGAGCAATTGTGCCGACAGCCGAGCGTTTCGGCCTGCCAGCAGTGGCTGGAACAGACGTTGATTGAGGTCAATCCGTACCTCAGCGTAGACGTCGAGCTCAGCCTGATCGGCTTGGGCCTGGACTCCATCGGCATCGCCGATTTTGCCGCCCGCCTGCACCGCGACCTGGGCTGGGACCTCGACACCCAGAGCCTGTTCGGCGAACGACGCCTGGCCGAATGGGCGCAGGCGCTGCTCGTGTACCTCCGGACTCCGGCACCCATTGCCAGTCTTGAATCAAACACTACTACCCACCCTAGCCGCCAATCCTTCGCCCAGCGCCGCCTGTGGTTCCTGCACCAGTTGAACCCGCAGGACACCCGCCACAACCTGGTATTGCACCTGAAGCTGCAAGGCCCATTGGACAGAGACGTCTTGTCGCAACGGCTCAATGCCCTGGTCGAGCGTCACAGTGTGCTGCGCACGGTCTATCACGATAGCGTTGATGGCCCGCAGCAACAGGTGCTGCCGGCCAGCAACGTGCGTTTGACCCTCCATGATCAATTGCCGGACTGCCTGGCCCAGGAACACGCCACCCCGATCGACCTCAAGCAAGGCCCGCTGCTACGCGCCCATCTGATCAGCCACGATCACCAGCATGACCTGCTGCTGACCCTGCACCACATCGCCTTCGACGGCCGCTCCGCACAACTGCTGCTGGCTGAACTGGCGGCTCAGGCCGCCAACGAAACGCCGGTGCAGTATCTGGACTTTGCCTGTTGGGAAGCTGCGCACTGGACAGACCAGCGTATCGCCACACACCAGGATTTCTGGCGCGAGCACCTGGTCGACGTGCCGCAAACCTTGGACCTGGGCGGCAGCGGCACTACCCGCGCCGAACACAGCCTGAATTTCAGCCTGCCCCAAGCTACCTGCGACGCCCTCGCCTGCGTCGCCCGTGAACACGGCATGACGCTGTTCATGCTGCTATTGGCCAGCTATCAGCTGGTGCTCAAGCAATTGGGCGGCCAGCAACGTTTTCTGCTTGGCACTGATGTGAGCGGCCGCCCGCTGGCCGTGCACAACGAGGTGATCGGCTTCTTCGTCAACCAACTGACCCTACGCTGTGAGATAGGCGAGAACGGCACGCTGGCGGACTTTTTCGCGCACGTGCGTGATGAGGCGCGACTGGCGTATGCCCATCAGGACCTGCCGTTCGATCTGGTTGTCGCGGCGCTGGCCCCAACCCGGCGCCCCGGCCATTCGCCGCTGTTCCAGGTCAAGCTCAACTATCAACCGTCGCGGGTCGCGCCGGTCACCCTTGCCGGCGCACAACTGACGAGCATGGACGTCGCGCAGGCGCCGGGAGACTTCCATCTGGTGCTCGACCTGGTGCATGCCGGCCACGGCATCGACGCCACGCTCAAATACCGTGGCGAATACTTCGATCAGCCCCGAGCCTTGCGCTTGCAGCATTTGTGGAGCCGCCTACTCGGCGAAGCCCGTGATCTGCTCGGCGAGTCCCTGCCCGCCCTGGCCAAGCGCCTTGACAATTGGGATCAGGCTTTCCAGCGCGAAAGCCAGCAGTCCCAAGCGCTTGCAGGTCGCCGTCAGTTGCTGCAAACCAAACGTCGCTCACTGACCCTTTGATCAAGGTAGATGCCTGTATGCCTATCGTGCCCCCAGCACCACGCACACTGGGTAGTGTGCGCCGCAAAGCCATGAACGTCGCCCCCCAGCAACTGGTCAGCGAGCGCCTGTTCAGCCCCGACCACGCCTTGCCGCTGGTGATTGAACCCGCGGTCAGCGGCGTGGATCTGGTGGCGTGGGCTACCCGTGAACGCGAAGCCCTGGAACAAAAGCTGCTGCAATACGGCGCCTTGCTGTTCCGCGGATTCGACGTCGCGTCGGTGGAACAATTCGACCACGTCATCGCTGCGCTGTCCCCCGGCGCCCTGGAATACATGTTCCGCGCCTCCCCACGCACGCGGGTCGGCGGCAACATCTATACCTCGACCGACTACCCGGCCGACCAGATGATTTTCCCACATAACGAACACTCGTATTCGCCGCGTTTCCCGCTGCGGCTGTTCTTCTATTGCCAACTGCCGTCCGCGACTGGCGGCGAAACCCCGATCGGTTCAACCCGCGCGGTCAAGGCACGGATCAGCGCCGACATCGAGGCGCGTTTTCGTGAAAAAGGCGTGCTCTACGTGCGCAATTACGGCGACGGCTTCGGCCT
This window harbors:
- a CDS encoding condensation domain-containing protein gives rise to the protein MFAFNHWIEVLEASALHFPQRAALHFLPDGVEIGETLTFGQLHEQSQSLAAALQARCSPGDRVLLMLPSSLDYARVFCACLYAGLIAVPLFPPPSRKPRHLDRVRNVVIDAQPALILAPVDHCEGLRELVENRVDVLTVNDLCGPAPDQWQRPAVDGASVAFLQYTSGSTGTPKGVEVRQRNLIANVELMRKAYGFDEHGAMVNWLPLYHDMGLIGGVLAPLYSGMPCYLMASQTFVNAPSTWLQALSRYRATASFAPNFAYALCNRVVSDSLIAQLDLSAWQHAINGAEPIHPTTLDAFARRFATCGLNPMAISPGYGQAEATLCVSATPADALPVVLRLDKSVLETGHVALASDDAAAVEFVACGYPQALHTIAIADPNTHERCAVDRIGEVWLQGPSNAEAYWKNPDASRYAFEAQIVGEPGHYLRSGDLGFMHEGQIVICGRLKDLLILNGRNLYPHDIEFAITDSEPGIRTGRIAAFSEMDPLLGREKLVIVAEPQRKFVDPEHHPALFASMQTAVREAADCGIDQIVLVQAGTIPMTTSGKIARQGARSQLAAGTLSIIAQSGGQASTPVERIDVEQLCRQPSVSACQQWLEQTLIEVNPYLSVDVELSLIGLGLDSIGIADFAARLHRDLGWDLDTQSLFGERRLAEWAQALLVYLRTPAPIASLESNTTTHPSRQSFAQRRLWFLHQLNPQDTRHNLVLHLKLQGPLDRDVLSQRLNALVERHSVLRTVYHDSVDGPQQQVLPASNVRLTLHDQLPDCLAQEHATPIDLKQGPLLRAHLISHDHQHDLLLTLHHIAFDGRSAQLLLAELAAQAANETPVQYLDFACWEAAHWTDQRIATHQDFWREHLVDVPQTLDLGGSGTTRAEHSLNFSLPQATCDALACVAREHGMTLFMLLLASYQLVLKQLGGQQRFLLGTDVSGRPLAVHNEVIGFFVNQLTLRCEIGENGTLADFFAHVRDEARLAYAHQDLPFDLVVAALAPTRRPGHSPLFQVKLNYQPSRVAPVTLAGAQLTSMDVAQAPGDFHLVLDLVHAGHGIDATLKYRGEYFDQPRALRLQHLWSRLLGEARDLLGESLPALAKRLDNWDQAFQRESQQSQALAGRRQLLQTKRRSLTL
- a CDS encoding TauD/TfdA family dioxygenase, which encodes MPIVPPAPRTLGSVRRKAMNVAPQQLVSERLFSPDHALPLVIEPAVSGVDLVAWATREREALEQKLLQYGALLFRGFDVASVEQFDHVIAALSPGALEYMFRASPRTRVGGNIYTSTDYPADQMIFPHNEHSYSPRFPLRLFFYCQLPSATGGETPIGSTRAVKARISADIEARFREKGVLYVRNYGDGFGLPWQSVFQSADRGEVEAYCASVGIEVEWKENNRLRTRQRGPAVVRHPRTGEEVWFNHATFFHISTLPPAIRDSLQGNFNDLDLPTNTFYGDGTPIEPEVLESLRAAYLDSLVRFSWQQGDVLFIDNMLAVHGREPFTGKRAIMTGMAEALLSADVAV